One Archocentrus centrarchus isolate MPI-CPG fArcCen1 chromosome 14, fArcCen1, whole genome shotgun sequence DNA window includes the following coding sequences:
- the aspa gene encoding aspartoacylase, with amino-acid sequence MSSYNNTARFSEARRVAIFGGTHGNEMSGVTLVNLWMKNSAEIKRKGVEAVPFITNPKAVEKCTRYVDTDLNRAFTPENLSAPGGDDLPYEVQRAQEINRIFGPKGSPEAYDVIFDLHNTTSNMGCTLILESSKDHFNLQMMNYIKKAIAPAGCLVLLNEHPLLKYSTSRSVAKHPVGLEVGPQPQGVLRSNIFEAMRVILKHALDFTELFNEGVEFPPCTVEVFRVLERIDYPRDANGNIIAMVHPNLQDCDWEPLNPGDPMFQTFDGKTIHYQGSGTVYPTFINEAAYYEKQQAFITTRRETLVASAIIKA; translated from the exons ATGTCTTCTTATAACAACACCGCGCGCTTTAGCGAGGCGAGGAGAGTGGCGATTTTCGGAGGGACGCACGGAAACGAGATGTCAGGCGTGACGCTTGTAAACCTGTGGATGAAGAACAGCGCCGAAATAAAGAGGAAGGGAGTCGAGGCCGTTCCTTTTATCACCAATCCCAAGGCTGTGGAGAAGTGCACGAGATATGTAGACACGGATCTGAACCGAGCCTTCACCCCAGAAAACCTAAG TGCCCCAGGAGGAGATGACCTGCCCTATGAGGTGCAGAGAGCTCAGGAGATCAACAGGATATTTGGTCCTAAAGGAAGCCCAGAGGCCTACGATGTCATCTTTGACCTTCACAACACGACATCTAACATGGGCTGCACTCTGATTCTGGAAAGCTCCAAAGACCACTTTAATCTGCAGATGATGAACTACATAAAG aAAGCCATCGCTCCAGCTGGTTGTCTTGTTCTGCTGAATGAACATCCTCTTCTGAAGTATTCCACTTCACGCTCTGTAGCCAAGCACCCTGTTG GTCTTGAAGTGGGTCCTcagcctcaaggtgttttaagAAGTAACATCTTTGAAGCTATGCGTGTGATCCTGAAACACGCTCTGGACTTCACTGAGCTGTTTAATGAAG GTGTGGAGTTCCCTCCTTGTACAGTTGAAGTTTTCCGGGTCCTAGAGAGGATCGACTACCCCAGAGATGCCAATGGGAACATCATAGCCATGGTGCACCCCAACCTGCAG gACTGCGACTGGGAGCCGCTGAACCCTGGTGACCCAATGTTCCAGACATTTGATGGAAAAACTATCCACTACCAAGGCTCCGGGACGGTCTATCCCACTTTTATTAACGAGGCAGCCTATTATGAGAAACAACAGGCATTTATAACCACCAGGCGAGAAACCTTGGTAGCAAGTGCCATCATAAAAGCATGA